Proteins encoded in a region of the Magallana gigas chromosome 8, xbMagGiga1.1, whole genome shotgun sequence genome:
- the LOC136270486 gene encoding E3 ubiquitin-protein ligase Midline-1-like, with product MATKTSVNDLIVCPICYEIFQDPKSLPQCLHTFCKSCIKSYISSSVTDKSLNKTDFHCPVCRKCYHVTNPKEWVDTLPHNHLIVSLTDQEKMESKELPCDICNRLSNFQPAISWCQECCDQLCETCVKFHQVGRLTMEHKLCNIGDQTQKISLSVDLFCKQHTSRRLEVYCFDHEEACCLMCATVSHRKCEKVNSLEDCAQNCSADIPNICYEIEDMQKACDTEITRVTSDLKSLEKESKDIEHKVSTMAEEIINAVRDKEQILIGNLKKTEKEQSLILQNTLDEFSDFKKKIEYDVNILKNSDKLPKIALFLELKRIGKTVSEAKTDFNKLQKGYQTSNLEVHIDEIVQKFHSSFGTFGEIKNKNKVNYQSGQLVLEKSVTVEGSSCLTDVDVIDERYIVTICQTTKMVYILDENGKQLSKSKLTETPWAVAALQNKTFCVTQRDQNLGRVCMFKVHDDLSVSIVKELEMPQNAWGICATKDRIVVSIGNFSDGPVFRFYDQEGNKCEEHEIPQGASYASGVLATTRKDLLYTHQCGNSLFSVDISKSKSASTVYKGNNMHHPIGVTCDPNGNVYVACHVSSNVLQFDKNGNFIREIIQKNSAVQNPYGIRVKRLGDDVKLILTTQAKLLVYHFMK from the coding sequence ATGGCAACGAAAACATCTGTGAATGATTTGATCGTATGTCCCATTTGTTATGAGATTTTTCAGGATCCCAAGTCATTGCCACAGTGTCTGCATACATTCTGTAAGTCTTGTATCAAATCTTATATATCGTCTTCTGTAACAGATAAATCACTGAACAAGACTGATTTTCACTGTCCTGTGTGTCGGAAATGTTATCACGTGACAAATCCTAAGGAGTGGGTAGATACCTTACCACACAACCATTTAATCGTCAGTTTAACCGACCAAGAGAAAATGGAAAGCAAGGAACTTCCGTGTGATATCTGCAATAGGCTAAGCAATTTTCAACCGGCAATTTCTTGGTGTCAGGAATGTTGCGATCAATTGTGTGAAACTTGTGTCAAATTTCATCAGGTCGGTCGACTAACTATGGAACACAAACTGTGCAATATCGGGGATCAAACCCAGAAGATCAGTCTTAGCGTTGATTTATTTTGCAAGCAGCACACCAGTAGAAGATTAGAAGTTTATTGTTTTGACCACGAAGAGGCATGCTGTCTAATGTGTGCTACGGTGTCCCatagaaaatgtgaaaaagtcAATAGTCTGGAAGATTGTGCCCAGAATTGCAGTGCAGACATACCAAACATTTGCTATGAAATAGAGGATATGCAGAAAGCGTGCGACACTGAAATAACACGAGTTACAAGCGACTTGAAAAGTCTGGAGAAAGAATCAAAAGACATTGAACACAAGGTTTCAACCATGGCTGAAGAAATCATCAATGCTGTACGGGATAAAGAACAAATTCTAATAGGAAACTTAAAGAAAACGGAAAAAGAACAGTCATTGATCTTACAAAATACTCTAGATgagttttcagattttaaaaagaagatagaATATGATGTTAACATTCTGAAGAATTCGGACAAACTACCTAAAATTgctttatttttagaattaaaacgAATCGGAAAAACAGTTTCCGAAGCTAAAACAGACTTTAATAAGCTCCAGAAAGGGTATCAAACATCTAATTTAGAGGTACATATTGACGAAATTGTACAAAAGTTTCATTCTTCTTTTGGTACTTTTGGAGAAATCAAAAACAAGAACAAAGTAAATTATCAGTCGGGACAGCTTGTGTTGGAGAAATCAGTCACTGTAGAGGGGAGTTCGTGCCTTACTGACGTAGACGTTATTGATGAACGATATATTGTAACTATTTGCCAGACTACAAAAATGGTGTATATTTTGGATGAGAATGGGAAACAGCTGTCGAAATCTAAACTGACTGAAACTCCTTGGGCTGTTGCAGCATTGCAAAACAAAACTTTCTGTGTAACCCAGCGAGATCAAAATCTTGGTCGTGTCTGTATGTTTAAAGTACATGACGATCTTTCAGTTTCAATTGTGAAAGAGTTAGAAATGCCCCAAAATGCATGGGGTATTTGTGCTACTAAAGATAGAATCGTCGTTTCGATCGGAAATTTTTCAGATGGCCCGGTATTCAGATTTTATGATCAAGAAGGCAATAAATGTGAAGAACATGAAATACCCCAAGGGGCTTCATATGCTAGTGGAGTACTAGCTACTACAAGGAAGGATTTACTTTATACACACCAATGTGGGAATTCTCTTTTTTCTGTTGACATTAGCAAATCAAAATCAGCTTCTACAGTGTACAAAGGGAATAATATGCATCATCCAATAGGCGTAACCTGTGATCCGAATGGGAATGTTTACGTCGCCTGTCATGTATCAAGTAATGTTCTTCAATTCGATAAAAATGGAAACTTTATCAGAGAAATAATACAAAAGAATTCGGCTGTTCAGAATCCGTATGGGATACGGGTCAAAAGACTGGGAGATGACGTCAAATTGATTCTTACAACACAGGCAAAACTGCTTGTTTACCATTTTATGAAGTGA